A genomic window from Pyxicephalus adspersus chromosome 2, UCB_Pads_2.0, whole genome shotgun sequence includes:
- the LOC140324627 gene encoding protein FAM169B-like isoform X2, translating to MKLEEQHHPVNYLMSSDLQSLLEQSDQHYLQITQQPSNSVEVFFCPDGEKINVDANCVLHIPLYRDEDSQKMLLLINPHKRDSVVAVYLNGQWRGVDDILQSCVPAQEGLRQVQTCGERIVLFVLNCLVCGFIEGGSSENGVCFLPHSAGELAKILWHRGEAVAFYTYKRKGSLCDQSSQCYMLPVLDTIYVHKKWRKHGFGRTMLQDFCQMFAQEVALGISFPISSAMYHVCGRFLIDNPKEQDRLWEVDPPGDWSQRLNIWLQIQLGETPVKMEHPAQEMQEAVDKETTMLEGQTKQLTGKESCDFSIDDGIHFLPHPLYHKRKVQTKGKLWKKGRKIRKRKPQRNVIEIECRKI from the exons AACAACACCACCCTGTCAACTATCTGATGTCATCAGATTTGCAGAGTCTTCTGGAGCAATCAGATCAGCACTACTTACAGATCACCCAACAGCCCAGCAATTCGGTTGAGGTTTTCTTCTGTCCAGATGGAGAGAAG ataaatgtAGATGCAAACTGTGTTCTTCACATTCCACTGTACAGAGATGAAGATTCACAGAAAATGCTGCTCTTGATAAACCCCCACAAAAGAGACTCAG TTGTTGCAGTGTACTTGAACGGCCAATGGAGGGGTGTAGATGACATCTTGCAGTCATGTGTTCCTGCCCAGGAGGGTCTAAGACAG GTCCAGACATGTGGAGAAAGGATTGTCCTCTTTGTGCTGAACTGCCTGGTGTGTGGCTTTATTGAGGGTGGTAGCTCAGAGAATGGAGTCTGCTTCCTTCCACATTCTGCAGGAGAGCTGGCCAAGATCCTTTGGCACCGTGGAGAGGCTGTGGCATTTTACACGTACAAAAGAAAAG GGAGTCTGTGTGATCAGAGCAGTCAGTGTTACATGCTTCCTGTGCTGGACACAATCTATGTGCATAAAAAATGGCGCAAACATGGTTTTGGAAGGACGATGTTGCAAGACTTCTGCCAGATGTTTGCCCAGGAAGTCGCTTTGGGTATCAGCTTTCCCATTTCTTCCGCCATGTATCACG TTTGTGGAAGATTTCTTATAGATAATCCTAAAGAACAGGACCGCCTGTGGGAAGTTGATCCTCCTGGTGATTGGAGCCAAAGACTGAACATATGGTTACAGATTCAGCTTGGGGAGACCCCAGTG AAGATGGAGCATCCTGCACAGGAAATGCAAGAAGCCGTAGATAAAGAAACCACCATGCTGGAGGGGCAGACCAAGCAACTAACAGGCAAAGAAAGTTGTGACTTCTCTATAGATGATGGCATTCATTTCTTACCTCACCCTCTCTACCACAAAAGGAAGGTCCAGACCAAAGGGAAATTGTGGAAGAAAGGACGGAAGATCAGAAAGAGAAAACCTCAAAGAAATGTTATAGAGATTGAGTGCAGGAAAATATGA
- the LOC140324627 gene encoding protein FAM169B-like isoform X3 — translation MLLLINPHKRDSVVAVYLNGQWRGVDDILQSCVPAQEGLRQVQTCGERIVLFVLNCLVCGFIEGGSSENGVCFLPHSAGELAKILWHRGEAVAFYTYKRKGSLCDQSSQCYMLPVLDTIYVHKKWRKHGFGRTMLQDFCQMFAQEVALGISFPISSAMYHVCGRFLIDNPKEQDRLWEVDPPGDWSQRLNIWLQIQLGETPVKMEHPAQEMQEAVDKETTMLEGQTKQLTGKESCDFSIDDGIHFLPHPLYHKRKVQTKGKLWKKGRKIRKRKPQRNVIEIECRKI, via the exons ATGCTGCTCTTGATAAACCCCCACAAAAGAGACTCAG TTGTTGCAGTGTACTTGAACGGCCAATGGAGGGGTGTAGATGACATCTTGCAGTCATGTGTTCCTGCCCAGGAGGGTCTAAGACAG GTCCAGACATGTGGAGAAAGGATTGTCCTCTTTGTGCTGAACTGCCTGGTGTGTGGCTTTATTGAGGGTGGTAGCTCAGAGAATGGAGTCTGCTTCCTTCCACATTCTGCAGGAGAGCTGGCCAAGATCCTTTGGCACCGTGGAGAGGCTGTGGCATTTTACACGTACAAAAGAAAAG GGAGTCTGTGTGATCAGAGCAGTCAGTGTTACATGCTTCCTGTGCTGGACACAATCTATGTGCATAAAAAATGGCGCAAACATGGTTTTGGAAGGACGATGTTGCAAGACTTCTGCCAGATGTTTGCCCAGGAAGTCGCTTTGGGTATCAGCTTTCCCATTTCTTCCGCCATGTATCACG TTTGTGGAAGATTTCTTATAGATAATCCTAAAGAACAGGACCGCCTGTGGGAAGTTGATCCTCCTGGTGATTGGAGCCAAAGACTGAACATATGGTTACAGATTCAGCTTGGGGAGACCCCAGTG AAGATGGAGCATCCTGCACAGGAAATGCAAGAAGCCGTAGATAAAGAAACCACCATGCTGGAGGGGCAGACCAAGCAACTAACAGGCAAAGAAAGTTGTGACTTCTCTATAGATGATGGCATTCATTTCTTACCTCACCCTCTCTACCACAAAAGGAAGGTCCAGACCAAAGGGAAATTGTGGAAGAAAGGACGGAAGATCAGAAAGAGAAAACCTCAAAGAAATGTTATAGAGATTGAGTGCAGGAAAATATGA
- the LOC140324627 gene encoding protein FAM169B-like isoform X1, with product MRMARLSSHRAPRVGEQHHPVNYLMSSDLQSLLEQSDQHYLQITQQPSNSVEVFFCPDGEKINVDANCVLHIPLYRDEDSQKMLLLINPHKRDSVVAVYLNGQWRGVDDILQSCVPAQEGLRQVQTCGERIVLFVLNCLVCGFIEGGSSENGVCFLPHSAGELAKILWHRGEAVAFYTYKRKGSLCDQSSQCYMLPVLDTIYVHKKWRKHGFGRTMLQDFCQMFAQEVALGISFPISSAMYHVCGRFLIDNPKEQDRLWEVDPPGDWSQRLNIWLQIQLGETPVKMEHPAQEMQEAVDKETTMLEGQTKQLTGKESCDFSIDDGIHFLPHPLYHKRKVQTKGKLWKKGRKIRKRKPQRNVIEIECRKI from the exons AACAACACCACCCTGTCAACTATCTGATGTCATCAGATTTGCAGAGTCTTCTGGAGCAATCAGATCAGCACTACTTACAGATCACCCAACAGCCCAGCAATTCGGTTGAGGTTTTCTTCTGTCCAGATGGAGAGAAG ataaatgtAGATGCAAACTGTGTTCTTCACATTCCACTGTACAGAGATGAAGATTCACAGAAAATGCTGCTCTTGATAAACCCCCACAAAAGAGACTCAG TTGTTGCAGTGTACTTGAACGGCCAATGGAGGGGTGTAGATGACATCTTGCAGTCATGTGTTCCTGCCCAGGAGGGTCTAAGACAG GTCCAGACATGTGGAGAAAGGATTGTCCTCTTTGTGCTGAACTGCCTGGTGTGTGGCTTTATTGAGGGTGGTAGCTCAGAGAATGGAGTCTGCTTCCTTCCACATTCTGCAGGAGAGCTGGCCAAGATCCTTTGGCACCGTGGAGAGGCTGTGGCATTTTACACGTACAAAAGAAAAG GGAGTCTGTGTGATCAGAGCAGTCAGTGTTACATGCTTCCTGTGCTGGACACAATCTATGTGCATAAAAAATGGCGCAAACATGGTTTTGGAAGGACGATGTTGCAAGACTTCTGCCAGATGTTTGCCCAGGAAGTCGCTTTGGGTATCAGCTTTCCCATTTCTTCCGCCATGTATCACG TTTGTGGAAGATTTCTTATAGATAATCCTAAAGAACAGGACCGCCTGTGGGAAGTTGATCCTCCTGGTGATTGGAGCCAAAGACTGAACATATGGTTACAGATTCAGCTTGGGGAGACCCCAGTG AAGATGGAGCATCCTGCACAGGAAATGCAAGAAGCCGTAGATAAAGAAACCACCATGCTGGAGGGGCAGACCAAGCAACTAACAGGCAAAGAAAGTTGTGACTTCTCTATAGATGATGGCATTCATTTCTTACCTCACCCTCTCTACCACAAAAGGAAGGTCCAGACCAAAGGGAAATTGTGGAAGAAAGGACGGAAGATCAGAAAGAGAAAACCTCAAAGAAATGTTATAGAGATTGAGTGCAGGAAAATATGA